A genomic segment from Acyrthosiphon pisum isolate AL4f chromosome A3, pea_aphid_22Mar2018_4r6ur, whole genome shotgun sequence encodes:
- the LOC100167924 gene encoding ribosomal protein S13e-like, with translation MGRMHTPGKGISKSALPYRRSVATWLKASSEDVKDHIFKLAKKGLTPSKIGVILRDSHGVAQVRFVTGNKILRIMKAMGLAPGLPEDLYHLIKKAVAIRKHLERNRKDRDSKFRLILVESRIHRLARYYKRKSKIAPNWRYESSTASALVA, from the exons ATGGGTCGGATGCACACACCCGG TAAAGGTATTTCTAAGTCGGCTCTGCCGTACCGCCGCAGCGTAGCCACCTGGCTAAAAGCGTCGTCCGAAGATGTCAAGGATCACATTTTCAAGTTAGCCAAGAAGGGTTTGACACCGTCTAAAATCG GTGTAATTTTGCGAGATTCACATGGTGTCGCTCAAGTAAGATTTGTGACAGGAAACAAAATTCTTAGGATCATGAAAGCTATGGGTTTGGCTCCAGGTCTCCCAGAAGATTTGTACCATTTGATCAAGAAAGCCGTAGCAATCAGAAAACATTTGGAAAGGAATAG GAAAGACAGAGATTCCAAATTCCGTTTGATTTTGGTTGAATCACGTATCCATCGTTTGGCAAGGTACTACAAACGCAAGTCAAAGATCGCCCCCAACTGGAGATACGAGTCCAGTACTGCTTCTGCTTTGGTTGCTTAA
- the LOC100169215 gene encoding protein arginine N-methyltransferase 7, translated as MDENWEVNSMMEFDHHQNIARAAFGDMLYDSDRNQLYYKALKKEISRLHKANKKVHVLDIGTGTGLLAMMAAKCGADSVYACEEFEDSYKCAKEIIKSNYLEHKIVLIHKSSQKLKIGVDLPHRMNLLVTEVFDTELIGEGAISVFNHAHQELLTDDCIVIPSEAIVYAQVIESKYIRNFNRVNDVSHNKKLLIKIPEKIKNCQGIESVFDLQLGELPTDSFKTLIPAQVMFRFNWNDKNGVITDRKNAIRCKSKENGIAHAVFVWWDLAMDTDGDIMLSCAPKWHLQRHNVPWRDHWIQGVYYFANEVNLKTNEEVSVIGYHDELSFWFDTNKSSSYIDVPFPYCECDFHRVISRTLIGQMNDHYLTNNYLTALKKYVQPNSVCLFVGNLSFMGLAAALFGASKVYYYDVSGPQGFGKVLHSYIRSNELEDRVILLKTYKEVLEIISKQKENEEEICTVFMEPSKWILPEWIDIVKYSLQVNPKTNIFPREVTVKLQTVEFEDLWKIRAPLTEVEGFEIIPFNEIVQESIKISDGLLEEKPLWEYPSKSLSNAYDLFTLNFENIANESSLILKNLLTVKIKNKGICHGLVCWVEWCLDTDVCFSFGASNRKIYNSDWYPYARQRIYFLNKYRNVSPGDVINCDAILCKNGNLLVSFCNTYDH; from the exons ATGGATGAAAATTGGGAGGTAAATTCTATGATGGAGTTTGATCACCATCAGAACATTGCACGTGCCGCTTTTGGAGATATGCTCTATGACAGTGATAGA AATCAGTTGTACTATAAAGCATTGAAAAAAGAAATCTCTAGATTACACAAAGCTAACAAAAAAGTGCATGTCCTAGACATCGGAACTGGTACTGGTCTACTGGCTATGATGGCTGCTAAATGTGGCGCCGATTCTGTTTATGCTTgtgaa GAATTTGAAGATTCCTATAAATGtgcaaaagaaataattaagtcAAATTATTTGGAGCACAAAATTGTTCTTATCCACAAGAGCtctcaaaagttaaaaattggtGTAGACTTACCTCACCGTATGAATTTATTAGTTACAGAAGTTTTTGATACAGAATTGATTGGCGAAGGAGCTATTTCGGTGTTTAATCACGCTCATCAGGAACTGCTAacg gatgaTTGTATTGTAATACCCTCTGAAGCTATTGTTTATGCTCAAGTAATCGAAAGCAAGtatataagaaattttaatagagTTAATGATGTGTCTCacaataaaaagttattgattAAGATACctgaaaaaataaagaattgcCAAGGTATTGAAAGTGTATTTGATTTACAACTCGGTGAACTACCAACAGATTCTTTTAAAACCTTAATTCCTGCACAAGTGATGTTCAG gttcaATTGGAATGATAAAAATGGCGTGATAACAGACCGTAAAAATGCTATTCGTTGTAAATCAAAAGAAAATGGTATTGCTCATGCTGTATTTGTATGGTGGGATTTGGCTATGGACACTGATGGTGATATTATGTTAAGTTGTGCTCCTAAATGGCATTTGCAACGGCACAACGTACCTTGGAGAGACCATTGGATACAAGGAGTGTATTACTTTGCTAATGAAGTgaacttaaaaacaaatgaagAAGTCAGTGTAATTGGTTACCACGATGAACTATCGTTTTGGTTTGACACCAATAagtctag ttCATACATAGATGTTCCTTTTCCTTACTGTGAATGTGATTTTCATCGAGTTATTAGCAGGACTCTTATAGGACAAATGAACGATCACTACCtcacaaacaattatttaacggcattgaaaaaatatgttcaaccAAACAGTGTTTGTCTATTTGTTGGCAACTTGTCATTTATGGGACTCGCTGCAGCACTATTTGGCGCGTCAAAA gtTTATTACTATGATGTTAGTGGGCCTCAGGGTTTTGGAAAAGTTTTACATTCATATATAAGGTCTAATGAATTGGAAGATAgagttattttattgaaaacatacAAAGAAGTATTggaaataatttcaaaacaaaaagaa aaTGAAGAAGAAATTTGTACAGTTTTTATGGAACCGTCCAAATGGATTTTACCTGAATGGATTGATATTGTGAAATATTCTCTACAAGTAAAcccaaaaacaaatatatttccaAGAGAAGTTACTGTAAAATTACAAACAGTAGAATTTGAAGATTTATGGAAAATTCGAGCTCCTTTGACTGAAGTTGAAGGGTTTGAAATAATACCATTTAATGAAATTGTTCAG GAGAGTATAAAAATATCAGATGGACTACTGGAAGAAAAGCCGTTGTGGGAATATCCAAGCAAAAGCCTTTCAAATGCTTATGATTTGTTTACTTTGAACTTTGAAAACATTGCAAATGAATCCAGTTTGATACTCAAAAACTTACTaactgttaaaattaaaaa CAAAGGTATTTGTCATGGGCTTGTTTGTTGGGTAGAGTGGTGTTTGGACACAGACGTATGTTTCTCATTTGGCGCTTCAAACAGAAAGATCTATAACTCAGATTGGTATCCTTATGCTCGACaaaggatttattttttaaataaatatcgaaaTGTTAGTCCTGGAGATGTTATAAATTGTGAtgcgattttgtgtaaaaatggCAATTTGTTAGTTAGTTTTTGTAATACCTATGATCATTAA